A segment of the Deinococcus arcticus genome:
CTGCGCGTTCTTGGTTTCCACGAAGTTGCCAATATGCACGCCCTCGGCCAGTACGGTGCCGGGGCGCAGGCGGGCAAAGGGGCCCACATCGCTGCCCGCGCCCACCTCGGCGCCTTCCAGCACGCTGTGCGGCTTGATCACCACGCCCCCGTGCAGCACGGCGTCGGTAAGCACGCTGTAGGCCCCCACAGTCACGCCACTGGCAATTCTGGTGGTGCCGCGCAGCACCACACCGGGTTCCAGGGTCACGTCCTGGGCGATCTGCACCGTGTCTTCGATATACACGGTTTCGGGCATGGGAATGGTCACGCCCGCGCGCATATGCTCTGTGGTCAGACGCTCGCGCAGAATGCGCTGGGCATCAGCCAGCCCGGCGCGGTCGTTGGCGCCCATCACCTCGTCGGGGTCCGGCAGCTTGAACGCCTGCACAGCGGCGCCCTGCTGGCGGTACAGGCCCAGCAGATCGGTCAGGTAGTACTCACCGCTGGCGTTGGTGTTGGTGATGCGCGCGGCCAGCTCGCGGGCGCGGCCGTCCATCAGGTACACGCCGGAGTTGAATTCGCGCACCGCGCGCTCCTCGGGCGTGGCGTCTTTCTGCTCCACGATGCGCGACACGGCGCCCGCCTCGTCGCGCAGAATGCGGCCGTAGCCGGTGGCGTCGGGCAGTTCACCGGTCAGGACGGTAAAAGCGCTGCCGCGCGCGCGGTGGTCGGCCAGCAGGTCGCGCAGGGTCTGGGCGCGCAGCAGCGGCGTGTCGCCGTACAACACCAGCACATCGGCGTCGCCGTGGCTGCGCAGGGCCTCCAGCCCCGTCAGGAAGGCGTGGCCGGTGCCCAGTTGCTGGGCCTGACGGGCAAAGGCCACGCCCTGGCCCGCCAGGGCCGCCTCCACCTGATCGGCGCCGTGACCGGTCACGACGACCACCTGCCGCGCTTCCAGCTCCTGGGCAGCCTTCACCGCCCAGGCCACCATGGGGCGCCCCGCCACCGGGTGCAGCACCTTGGGCAGCGCGGATTTCATGCGGGTGCCCTGCCCCGCCGCCAGAATCACCACGTCCAACGGACGACTTGTCTCGCTCATATCGGCGCCACTGTACCAGTCTGGTCCCGGGGAACAAAAAAAGGCCCCGCAGGGGGGCCACAGGGCGGGTGAGGGGTTCAGGCGCTTCGGGCTTCTGTGCTGGCTGCGGGCACCGGGGCGGGGGCACCCTTCTTGCGCAGGCGCAGCAGCATCCAGATGCTGACCAGAATGAGGGGAATGCTGATCAGGTGCGTGTCGGTAAAGAAGCCGATGCCGGGAGCGTCCAGGCCCTGGTTCAGGTAGGCGCGGGGCGACAGGGGATTGAGGCGGAAGGTTTCTTCCCAGCCGGCGCGCAGAATGCTGTACCACAGCCAGAACTGCCAGAAGGCCCAGCCCGGAATGCGCGAGCGCAGCCAGAAGAAGGCCGCCACCGACAGGATGATGCCGATGATCACGCCGTACAGCTGGGTAAAGTGCACCGGCGCCGTCATGACCAGCTGGTCGCCAATGCGCTGGCAATACTGCGAGAGGTCCATGTCCGCGTTGGGGTTACGCACACACATGCCGTCGTGAAAGGCGCGGGCGCTGTCCGGCCAGCGGAAGCCCACAGGCCAGCCAGTCACGCGGCCCACCGTGTCGGTGCCGTTCATGATGTTGCCGATGCGCCCGCCAATGATGCCAAAGGCCACGCCCGGCACGCACAGGTCGGCGTAGCGGTAGAAATCCATGCCCTTGCGCCGGGCGTAGTACAGCATCACCAGAATGCCGCCGATCAATCCGCCGTGGATAGAAATACCGCCCTGGCGCAGGTTCACGATGTCCAGCAGCACCCGGGGAAAGGGCGTGTTCTCGAACTGCTGCCACGAGGTCAGCACAAACACCAGCCGGGCGCCCACCAGACCCCAGACAATCATCCACAGAATCATGTCGTTGAACAGGTCCACGTCCAGGCCGCGTTCGCGCGCCATTTTCGTGCCGATCCACACGCCCGCGACAATCCCCAGCGTGATCAGCACGCCATACCAGGCAATCGTGAAATTGCCAATCTGCAAGAACACCGGATCCATAGGTACTGCCCAGTGTAGGGCCTGTCGGCATGGAAAGCGGCCTGCCTTCCGGTTGCAAGCAGGCCGAGGGGAGGTACTGGGGTGCTACAGGCCCAGCGCCGGGGTTTCTTCAGGGGGCGGCAACCGGAAGGCGCGCGACAGAATGACCCCCAGTTCATAGAGCAGGTACAGCGGCACGGCCACCAGCAGCATGCTTGTTGGGTCGGGTGTTGGCGTGATGATCGCGGCGAAGAGCATGATGACAATCAGCGCAATTCGCCAGCCCTGACGAAGCATGACGTGGTTCACGATCCCAATCCGGGTCAGGATGACGGACAGAATAGGCAGCTCGAACGCCAGTCCGAAAGCGATCAGGAAGGTCGTGATGGTCCCGATGTAGTCGCGCAGGTTCAGCAGGGGTGTCACGGCGCCCGCCAGGAAATCCATCAGGAAGCCCACCATGGTGGGCAGCACCAGGTAATAGCCGAACAGCGCTCCTGCCAGGAAGGAAAAGCCCGCACCAATCACGAACGGCAGTGCCCAGCGCCGCTCCTGTGGATACAGCCCCGGAGCAATAAAGCCCCAGACCTGACCCAGGATGAACGGCAGCGCGAGCGCGAAACCCGCCCAGAACGAGATGTTCAGTGACAGGACAAATTGATCGGTCAGGGCCTGGGTGACCACTTCAACC
Coding sequences within it:
- the glmU gene encoding bifunctional UDP-N-acetylglucosamine diphosphorylase/glucosamine-1-phosphate N-acetyltransferase GlmU translates to MSETSRPLDVVILAAGQGTRMKSALPKVLHPVAGRPMVAWAVKAAQELEARQVVVVTGHGADQVEAALAGQGVAFARQAQQLGTGHAFLTGLEALRSHGDADVLVLYGDTPLLRAQTLRDLLADHRARGSAFTVLTGELPDATGYGRILRDEAGAVSRIVEQKDATPEERAVREFNSGVYLMDGRARELAARITNTNASGEYYLTDLLGLYRQQGAAVQAFKLPDPDEVMGANDRAGLADAQRILRERLTTEHMRAGVTIPMPETVYIEDTVQIAQDVTLEPGVVLRGTTRIASGVTVGAYSVLTDAVLHGGVVIKPHSVLEGAEVGAGSDVGPFARLRPGTVLAEGVHIGNFVETKNAQLAAGVKAGHLAYLGDVTIGQETNVGAGTIVANFDGVNKHRTQVGAGVFIGSNSTLIAPRVVGDAAFVAAGSALHEDVPEGALAVARGKQRTLEGWSRRYWGGMREKVAQKLPWLSGWLDRGSTQ
- a CDS encoding prolipoprotein diacylglyceryl transferase, whose protein sequence is MDPVFLQIGNFTIAWYGVLITLGIVAGVWIGTKMARERGLDVDLFNDMILWMIVWGLVGARLVFVLTSWQQFENTPFPRVLLDIVNLRQGGISIHGGLIGGILVMLYYARRKGMDFYRYADLCVPGVAFGIIGGRIGNIMNGTDTVGRVTGWPVGFRWPDSARAFHDGMCVRNPNADMDLSQYCQRIGDQLVMTAPVHFTQLYGVIIGIILSVAAFFWLRSRIPGWAFWQFWLWYSILRAGWEETFRLNPLSPRAYLNQGLDAPGIGFFTDTHLISIPLILVSIWMLLRLRKKGAPAPVPAASTEARSA
- the tatC gene encoding twin-arginine translocase subunit TatC is translated as MSQGTDPKAGLHSAPLFDHLDELRKRIIFSVVFLLIGLVAAFQYRMALIEAIKVPLEGSEQYRLGKVEVVTQALTDQFVLSLNISFWAGFALALPFILGQVWGFIAPGLYPQERRWALPFVIGAGFSFLAGALFGYYLVLPTMVGFLMDFLAGAVTPLLNLRDYIGTITTFLIAFGLAFELPILSVILTRIGIVNHVMLRQGWRIALIVIMLFAAIITPTPDPTSMLLVAVPLYLLYELGVILSRAFRLPPPEETPALGL